The following coding sequences lie in one Vibrio sp. ED004 genomic window:
- a CDS encoding YdcF family protein has protein sequence MSINHLLIVLGKRLNENKLTDEGISRVDALVGYLAELLVEESNQQTAVAFCGGVTKGQTLSEADAMHQYFRELEAQYEHPFNLGAILLEQRSTNTVENIQNLASEMLESGLFTRGQSVKVTFISNDYHLQRIFEIQALMDEQGLLKVLIEKCSALNVELQIDRKLECHIPVPYPHQTTQGQLFLLMDVLTTYRVYLEGVSAGAFQRDLDIVREEPQRLSVEALVKAKELVGDSSLFGIVESLLPVLEHCIQQTPVDTDIKKVREYLALLDTNLTLLNRYLDPESDHTHRWWR, from the coding sequence ATGAGCATTAATCACCTCCTTATTGTGCTGGGTAAGCGACTTAATGAGAATAAATTGACTGATGAAGGAATCAGTCGAGTTGATGCTTTAGTAGGGTATCTGGCGGAGCTTTTGGTTGAAGAGTCGAATCAGCAAACGGCCGTTGCATTTTGTGGCGGGGTAACAAAGGGGCAAACTCTCTCTGAAGCGGATGCAATGCACCAGTATTTTCGAGAGCTTGAAGCTCAGTACGAACATCCATTTAATTTGGGTGCAATCTTACTTGAGCAACGTTCAACAAACACGGTAGAGAACATTCAGAATTTGGCTTCAGAAATGCTTGAGAGCGGGCTTTTTACTCGCGGGCAGAGTGTCAAAGTAACCTTTATCTCGAACGATTATCACCTGCAACGCATCTTTGAGATTCAAGCGTTGATGGACGAGCAAGGCCTGCTTAAGGTGCTTATCGAAAAGTGTTCAGCGCTAAATGTAGAGCTACAGATAGATCGCAAGTTGGAATGTCATATTCCGGTGCCATACCCGCACCAAACGACTCAAGGCCAACTGTTTTTGTTGATGGATGTACTCACGACGTATCGAGTTTACCTTGAAGGCGTAAGCGCAGGGGCGTTTCAACGAGATTTAGATATCGTTAGGGAAGAGCCACAAAGACTCTCTGTTGAAGCGTTGGTTAAAGCAAAAGAATTGGTAGGGGATTCATCTCTTTTTGGTATCGTGGAAAGCCTGCTTCCAGTATTGGAGCATTGTATTCAACAGACTCCGGTGGATACTGACATAAAAAAAGTCAGGGAATATCTAGCACTACTAGACACTAACCTGACTTTATTGAATCGATATTTAGATCCCGAATCGGATCACACACATCGCTGGTGGCGATAA
- a CDS encoding DUF333 domain-containing protein: MKKIGLMAVFAVVLGGCANDYAEYSEGQRVSVANPAAVYCVQQDGELDTVTENNQRTTYCVFDDGERIEQWEYYRNNHEQEAEK; the protein is encoded by the coding sequence ATGAAGAAAATTGGTTTGATGGCTGTATTTGCCGTTGTATTAGGCGGTTGTGCAAACGACTATGCAGAATATAGCGAAGGCCAACGTGTTTCAGTCGCTAACCCAGCCGCGGTTTATTGTGTTCAACAGGACGGTGAATTAGATACGGTGACTGAAAACAATCAACGTACCACTTACTGTGTATTCGATGACGGTGAGCGCATTGAACAGTGGGAGTACTACCGCAATAACCACGAGCAAGAAGCTGAAAAGTAA
- a CDS encoding peptide MFS transporter, translating to MWNRLNKSMMFCQMMFGLSFYGVMVILTRFFLEDLNYNEADTMMVVGAFSAIGPLFAIAGGFIADKFLGAYRSLTIAFLGFASGYVLLVLGAAATNVPMALCGIALASYARGLMSPSYPSLYKRTFKTQEDFENCYPINYSVNNIGALLGQYLFPMLVLVVGFHGGFLLSAVLAGAALLMMIFVRKGLVEASAEIDQQPVSTKNWAAFLGLSAAMIGLVFFMFSNMDIGQNIVYAIGGAAIVYFVSLMLKSKKSDMLKMGTILIITFLTTCFFVYYGQMMTSMTMVAINTMRGDLFGFIPVAPEASMAMNPLWCMVAGPIIAGIFSNLEKKNINFSTATKVGFSFILTAIAFGILTMAVTTVGDDVLIRPEVFLAIHFFLAFGEVIVGSMVVAFILSVAPKHIENFSVSLFSVAIALSGIVGAVFSTSIALEKGQEITQEIVQTVYGDYFQMLTVLAVVMVGIAMAASFIIRKMLEAAKAADETIELEQANS from the coding sequence ATGTGGAATAGATTAAACAAATCAATGATGTTCTGCCAAATGATGTTTGGACTTTCGTTCTATGGCGTCATGGTGATCTTGACTCGTTTCTTCCTTGAAGACCTTAACTACAATGAAGCTGACACCATGATGGTCGTTGGTGCTTTCTCTGCAATCGGACCACTGTTTGCTATCGCAGGTGGCTTCATCGCCGACAAATTTTTAGGTGCTTACCGTTCTTTAACCATTGCCTTTTTAGGCTTCGCAAGTGGTTATGTTTTACTGGTACTCGGTGCAGCAGCAACCAATGTACCTATGGCATTATGTGGTATCGCTTTAGCAAGTTATGCACGTGGTTTGATGTCTCCTTCTTACCCAAGTCTTTACAAACGCACGTTCAAAACTCAAGAAGATTTTGAAAACTGCTACCCTATCAACTACTCAGTAAACAACATTGGTGCACTACTAGGCCAATACTTGTTCCCAATGCTAGTGCTTGTTGTTGGTTTCCACGGCGGTTTCCTTCTTTCAGCTGTTCTAGCTGGCGCTGCGCTTCTAATGATGATCTTTGTTCGCAAAGGCCTTGTTGAAGCAAGTGCAGAGATCGATCAACAACCAGTAAGCACTAAAAACTGGGCAGCGTTCCTTGGTCTTTCTGCCGCTATGATTGGCTTGGTATTCTTCATGTTCTCTAACATGGATATCGGCCAAAACATCGTATACGCAATTGGCGGTGCAGCGATCGTCTACTTTGTTTCTTTGATGTTGAAATCGAAGAAATCAGACATGCTGAAGATGGGCACTATCTTAATCATCACATTCCTTACTACCTGTTTCTTCGTGTACTACGGTCAAATGATGACATCGATGACAATGGTAGCGATCAACACAATGCGTGGTGACCTATTTGGCTTCATCCCTGTCGCTCCAGAAGCGTCAATGGCAATGAACCCACTGTGGTGTATGGTTGCTGGTCCTATCATCGCGGGTATCTTCTCTAACCTAGAAAAGAAAAACATTAACTTCTCTACTGCAACCAAAGTAGGTTTCTCTTTCATTCTAACGGCTATCGCTTTCGGTATCCTGACAATGGCAGTGACCACAGTTGGTGACGACGTTCTGATTCGTCCTGAAGTATTCCTAGCAATCCACTTCTTCCTAGCATTTGGTGAAGTAATTGTTGGCTCTATGGTTGTGGCGTTCATTCTGTCTGTTGCACCTAAGCACATCGAGAACTTCTCAGTAAGCTTGTTCTCTGTAGCAATCGCCCTATCAGGCATTGTTGGTGCGGTATTCTCAACGTCAATCGCACTAGAGAAAGGCCAAGAGATCACACAAGAGATCGTGCAAACGGTTTACGGCGATTACTTCCAAATGCTGACTGTTCTAGCAGTCGTGATGGTAGGTATTGCGATGGCGGCGTCATTCATTATTCGTAAGATGCTAGAAGCAGCAAAAGCCGCTGATGAAACGATTGAACTAGAGCAAGCTAACAGCTAA
- a CDS encoding L-serine ammonia-lyase: MLSIFDIYKIGVGPSSSHTNGPMIAGFNFTQKIESVLGQVTRIQIDLYGSLSLTGIGHHTDRATLLGLLGNRPDTIKITSANAAMRKAIEDKSLMVSGNHEIHFDVESDLLFHKTNLPLHENGMTISAFDESGSLLDMETYYSIGGGFIATADELQNGKQESETQVEFPFSSADQLLELSDQNGLSLGGLVLRNEVSFQGMDVIDQKADQIWKVMSLCMQRGFDTEGILDGGLEVTRRAPALLKKLEANASIENDPMEIMDWINLFAFAVSEENAAGGQVVTSPTNGAAGVIPAVLMYYHRFIKELDTKQLKDFLAVSGAIGILYKTNASISGAEVGCQGEVGVSSSMAAAGLTALRGGSNEQICIAAEIAMEHSLGMTCDPIGGLVQVPCIERNAMGAMKAINASRMALKRTSKCLISLDKVIETMYQTGKDMNKKYRETSLGGLAVIHMAPPCE, encoded by the coding sequence ATGCTGTCTATTTTTGACATTTACAAAATCGGGGTCGGGCCTTCCAGCTCCCATACCAACGGACCAATGATCGCTGGGTTTAATTTTACCCAAAAAATTGAATCTGTACTTGGTCAAGTTACCCGTATTCAAATTGACTTATACGGCTCATTGTCACTAACAGGCATTGGTCACCACACCGACCGTGCAACCCTGTTAGGCCTACTTGGCAACCGCCCTGATACAATCAAAATAACCAGCGCTAATGCGGCCATGCGTAAAGCGATTGAAGATAAATCTTTAATGGTGAGTGGCAACCATGAAATTCATTTCGATGTAGAAAGTGACCTGCTCTTCCACAAAACCAACCTACCACTTCATGAGAACGGCATGACTATCTCTGCCTTTGATGAAAGTGGTAGCCTTTTGGACATGGAAACCTACTACTCGATTGGTGGTGGCTTTATCGCAACCGCTGATGAACTTCAAAATGGCAAGCAAGAGTCAGAAACACAAGTTGAATTCCCCTTCTCTTCTGCCGACCAATTGCTTGAACTATCCGACCAAAATGGACTGAGCCTTGGTGGTTTAGTCCTACGTAACGAAGTGTCGTTCCAAGGCATGGATGTGATTGATCAGAAAGCCGACCAAATTTGGAAGGTGATGTCTCTGTGTATGCAGCGTGGCTTCGACACCGAAGGTATCCTTGATGGTGGTCTAGAAGTCACACGCCGAGCGCCTGCGCTTTTGAAGAAGCTCGAAGCGAATGCCTCTATTGAAAATGATCCAATGGAGATCATGGATTGGATTAACCTGTTTGCCTTTGCAGTAAGCGAAGAGAATGCAGCGGGTGGTCAAGTCGTGACATCACCGACGAATGGTGCGGCTGGCGTTATTCCTGCAGTATTAATGTACTACCATCGTTTCATCAAAGAACTGGATACCAAACAACTGAAAGACTTCTTAGCGGTGTCTGGTGCTATCGGTATCCTGTACAAAACCAATGCTTCTATTTCTGGCGCTGAAGTGGGTTGTCAGGGGGAGGTTGGCGTTTCTTCTTCGATGGCAGCTGCAGGCTTAACTGCCCTGCGCGGCGGCAGTAACGAGCAGATCTGTATTGCGGCTGAGATTGCAATGGAGCATTCTCTGGGCATGACATGCGACCCAATCGGCGGGCTAGTACAGGTACCGTGTATTGAACGTAACGCTATGGGTGCGATGAAAGCCATCAACGCATCACGTATGGCGCTGAAGCGCACCAGCAAGTGTCTTATCTCGTTAGACAAAGTTATTGAAACCATGTATCAAACAGGTAAAGACATGAACAAGAAGTACCGTGAAACGTCTTTGGGCGGCTTGGCGGTGATTCACATGGCACCACCGTGTGAATAA